One segment of Erigeron canadensis isolate Cc75 chromosome 2, C_canadensis_v1, whole genome shotgun sequence DNA contains the following:
- the LOC122588211 gene encoding cytochrome P450 Tp4149-like — MPCLSWVDKLRGLDGTVEKHINEVDQFLESVIEEHLHTKKRESSEGRSYVADQDQRFIDMLLKENQDDTTSRFHFERNDIKALLLDMFVAGTVQPFSTLDWALSELVRNPQTMKKLQEEAKEIAQGKANITEDDFGKMQYMKTVIKESLRLHPPLPLIPRELTQDFNLMGNDLKAKTKVFISTWAIGRDSNIMG; from the exons ATGCCGTGTTTGTCTTGGGTTGATAAATTAAGAGGTTTGGATGGTACAGTAGAGAAGCATATTAACGAAGTTGATCAGTTTCTTGAGAGCGTAATTGAAGAACACTTGCATACGAAGAAAAGGGAGTCAAGCGAAGGCAGGAGTTATGTGGCTGATCAAGACCAACGTTTCATTGATATGTTGCTTAAAGAAAATCAAGATGATACGACGAGTAGATTCCATTTTGAAAGAAATGACATCAAAGCTCTTCTCTTg GACATGTTTGTTGCAGGAACCGTTCAGCCATTTTCAACGCTAGACTGGGCATTGAGTGAATTAGTAAGAAATCCTCAAACAATGAAAAAGCTACAAGAAGAGGCAAAAGAGATAGCCCAAGGTAAAGCAAATATTACCGAAGATGACTTTGGGAAAATGCAGTACATGAAAACCGTGATTAAAGAGTCATTGCGACTACATCCACCGCTTCCACTTATTCCCAGAGAACTAACTCAAGATTTCAACTTGATGGGAAATGATCTTAAAGCTAAAACCAAAGTCTTTATTAGCACATGGGCTATAGGAAGAGATTCCAACATTATGGGATGA